One Ficedula albicollis isolate OC2 unplaced genomic scaffold, FicAlb1.5 N00739, whole genome shotgun sequence DNA window includes the following coding sequences:
- the NOS3 gene encoding nitric oxide synthase, endothelial, with product MEMEGTGIGGDTKPGVEVGGCGTAHSGSGGTGDRDRDATVPVRPQTYVQDVLRAQLAAEVHRVLCQHGGHMYVCGDVTMATEVLQSVQHILAQEGDMTLGQAGDVISELRDKNRYHEDIFGLTFRTQEVALRIRSQSFSLQERRPPGPP from the exons ATGGagatggaggggacagggatTGGTGGGGACACTAAGCCGGGGGTGGAGGTGGGGGGCTGCGGGACAGCACACAGCGGGTCGGGGGGGacgggggacagggacagggatgccaCGGTCCCCGTGCGTCCCCAGACGTACGTGCAGGACGTGCTGCGGGCACAGCTGGCGGCCGAGGTGCACCGGGTGCTCTGCCAGCACGGGGGCCACATGTACGTGTGCGGGGACGTCACCATGGCCACCGAGGTGCTGCAGAGCGTGCAGCACATCCTGGCCCAGGAAGGCGACATGACGCTGGGGCAGGCGGGGGACGTCATCAGCGAGCTGAGG GACAAGAACCGCTACCACGAGGACATCTTCGGGCTGACGTTCCGCACGCAGGAGGTGGCCCTGCGCATCCGCAGCCAGtccttctccctgcaggagcGGCGCCCGCCGGGCCCGCCCTGA